TTAGTATTGCTTCCAGTAGCAGTTGATGGGAATAAGATAAGGTCTGTATATAAAAATGGTGTATTGACTGTGATTTGTGAGAAGAGGGTATAATTTATGGAACTGAAAGATGAAGAAATTAATATTCCCGATGTGCTTCCAGCTCTTCCGTTAAGAGATGTGGTTATATTTCCGTATATGATTATACCACTTTTTGTGGGAAGAGACTTTTCTATAAGGGCAATAGACGAAGCTCTTTCTAAAGATAGATTGCTTATGCTTGTTGCGCAGAAAAGGCCAGAGGACAATGAGCCAGAGGCGGAGAATATTTATACAGTAGGGTCAGTGTCTCTTATCTTGAGAATGATAAAACTTCCCGATGGAAGAGCAAAGATATTAATACAGGGTTTATCTAAAGCGAAGATTACGGAGTTTAAAAAGGGAAAAGCCTTTATGGAAGTAGGTATAAAAGTGATAAAAGAAGAAGGCGTGAGAGGTCATGAGGAGCAGTTAGAAGTTGAAGCACTGGTGAAGAATATAAGAACTCAATTGGACAAGCTTGCTTCATTGGACAAGAATATTCCTGCTGATTTGGTTATTGTTGTAAATAATATCGACGAACCAAATAAATTTGCTGATGTTGTAGCTTCTAATATTCATTTGAGGACAAAAGTTGCTCAGGAGATTTTGGAAACTGTATCTTTAAGGGATAAATTGTTTAAGTTGAGTGCTTTTTTAGATAAGGAAATTCAGCTTTTGGTAGTGAGGGATAAAATTCAAGATGCAGCGAAGGGAGAAATATCAAAGACACAAAAGGAATATTTTTTAAGAGAACAGCTTAAAGCGATTAAAAAAGAATTAGGTGAAGAGGGAGAGGGTGTTGATGAAACAGAGGAATTGAAAAGAAAGATTGCTGAAGCTAAAATGCCTAAACTTGCCAAGAAAGAAGCGCAAAAACAATTATCCAGATTATCAAAGATGCATCCTGATAGTGCGGAAGCCACAGTAGTGAGAACATATTTGGATTGGATGGTTTCTGTGCCCTGGAGCAAGTCTACAAAGGATTATCTGAATATAAAAGAAGTAGCGAAGGTGCTGGATGAGGACCACTACGACTTAAGAGAGGCAAAGGACAGAATTTTAGAGTATCTCTCTGTGAGGAAATTAAAGAAGGAGACCAAAGGTCCTATTTTGTGTTTTGTAGGACCGCCTGGTGTTGGGAAAACATCTCTGGCTAAATCTATCGCTCGAGCAATGGGCAGGAAGCTGTGTAGAATATCTTTAGGAGGGATGCGGGATGAAGCAGAGATAAGAGGACACAGGAGAACATATGTAGGAGCACTGCCGGGAAGAATAATTCAGGGGTTAAAACAGGCAGGAACGAAGAACCCCGTATTTGTATTAGATGAAGTAGACAAATTGGGAACAGATTTCAGAGGAGATCCTGCATCCGCTTTATTGGAAGTGCTTGACCCTGAACAAAATTGTGAATTTGAAGACCATTATTTGGGCGTGCCTTTTGATTTATCTAAGGTATTTTTTATTACCACCGCCAACACTACAGAGAGCATTCCGTCCCCTCTATTGGATAGAATGGAAGTCATAAAGATTCCAGGCTATACGGTAGAGGAAAAGACGAAAATTGCTCAGCGTTATATCTTGCCTAAAGAGATTAAAAACAACGGTTTAGAGAAATATAATATTGGCTTTACGGACAATGGTATAAAAAAGATCATTGAAGACTATACAAGAGAGGCAGGCGTGAGGAATATGGAAAAAGAGATAGCTTCTATCTTAAGGAAAATTGCACGTCATATAGCAGAAAAGGCTACAGAAAATAAGACATTTCGTATAACAACGAGAAATATAGGTACGTATTTAGGTGCCCCTAAGTATTTTACAGAAGAGAAGCTGGACAAATGTTATACAGGTGTAGCTACAGGGTTGGCCTGGACACCAGTGGGCGGAAGTATCCTGTTTATCGAAGTGGTGAAAGTGAAAGGTTCGGGAAAGCTTATGCTTACCGGCTCCTTGGGGGATGTGATGAAAGAATCTGCCCAGGCTGCAGTAACTTATGCACGCGAGCATTATAAGGATCTGGGTTTAAAGGAAGATTTTTATCAAAAGATAGACTTGCATATTCATGTTCCCGAAGGTGCTACGCCAAAAGATGGACCATCTGGGGGCGTGGCAATAGCCTCCGCGATTATCTCCTCTTTATCCGACAAACCAGTGCGCAATGATGTTGCCATGACTGGAGAACTTACCCTAACAGGAAGGATATTGCCGGTGGGAGGGATTAAAGAAAAATCACTGGCCGCATTGCGAGCAGGTATCAAAGAAATAATTGTACCTCTTCTAAATAAGAAAGATGTGGGAGAGGTTTCTAAAGAGATTGTTGAAAAAGTGAAGTTTCACTATGTGGAAGACATGACTCAAGTAATTGATCTCGTTCTTATAAAGTAAAGGGCAGATTATTGGTAGAGAAATTCATTGCTTTGAGATACCTGGGGGGCAAGAAGAGTTTTATTTCTCTTACCTCTTTTTTTTCTGTTTTAGGAATTACGGTAGGAGTAGCTGCATTAATTGTAGTTTTGTCTGTGATGAACGGTTTTAATTCCACGCTGACGGAAAAGATACTGGGGGTCAACCCTCATGTGATAGTGATGAGCTATAATCATTTTTTCAGTGAAAAAAGAGTAGCGGAAATAGAAAAAATGGGCTACCAATCTTCGCCTTTTTTGCTTTCTCAATGCATCGCATCATCTGGCAGGGTGAGTGTAGGTGCATTGATTAGAGGAATAAATTTTGAGAATGCACCGGTGAAAAGATATTTTTCCGTTGAGAAGCAGGGTGTAATTGTAGGTGAAGAGTTGGCTAACATTTTAGGCATAGGGGTCGGGGATAAAGTAAGATTGGTTTTCCCCTCGATGAAAAAAACGGCCCTGGGTTCTGTACCTATGTCCTGGGAAGGCAAAATTAACGGTATTTTTAATTCAGGCATGTATGACTACGATGCATCCATGATTTTTATACCACTTAATAAAATGCAGGAAATTTTAGATATGAGGGGAGTAATTACAGGGATGGGCATTTACCTGAAAAATCCTTTTAAAGCAAGAGACATAGTAAGAAACATGTCTGCGAGACTTTCCTATCCACTTTATGCTCGGAGTTGGATGGATATGAATAGGAATTTTTTTTTCGCCTTAAAATTGGAAAAAGTGACTATGTTTATCGTTCTTTCCTTAATTGTTCTGGTGGCCATTTTAAATATTTTAAGTAGTTTGACGATGTCCGTAATGGGTAAAGTAAAAGATATTGCTGTGTTGGTTTCTATGGGAGCAACATCTACTAATATTAAAAAATTATTTGTTATTCAAGGCTTTATCTTGGGACTAAGCGGTGTAGCAATGGGAAATATATTGGGTTTTATTATCTGTTTTGTCTTGAAAAAATATCATTTTATAAGTCTTCCCTCTAATGTATACTATGCCACTACCCTTCCTGTGGATATTCATTTAATGGATGTGGCTATTATTTCGTTGTTTACTCTTTTTCTTTCTGTTTTTGTTTCGCTTTATCCGGCACACAAAGCCTCTAAATGTAATGTAATAGAGGTTCTAAAGTGAATTTTTTGATTAAAGCCTGTGGTATAAAACGTTCTTTTTTCAGCGGAGGAAAGAGAATAGAGGTTTTAAAAGAGCTGGATCTGGAGGTATACGAAGGAGAGATAATAGCGATAATAGGTGTTTCTGGTTCTGGAAAAAGCACCCTGCTCCATATTTTGGGATTAATGGATGCACCAGATGAGGGAGAACTTATATTTTTAGGGTTGAAAAATCCTTTTTCTCTCGGTGAAAAAAAGGTTGCATCTCTGAGAAATAGGGAAATAGGTTTTGTTTTTCAGTTTCCTTCTTTACTTCCTGAGTTTAGTGTGTTAGAAAATGTATTGATGCCGACATTTATTGGAGGGTTTAAAAATAAAGAGAAACGGGCAACGGAGCTTTTAAAAAGTATGGGTTTAAAAGAAAGCCTTTTTAATAGGAGAAGCTACATGCTTTCGGAGGGCGAGAAACAAAGGGTTGTTTTGGCGAGAGCTTTAATAAACAAACCTCGGTTGGTTATAGCAGACGAACCGACGGCGAGCTTAGATGAAAAAACGGCTGCAGAGATATTCGATTTAATTAAGAACATTAATAGGTTTTATGGACAGACATTTATTGTAGCTTCTCATGACAGAACATTCTTAAGTAGGTGTGATCGCTCGTTTTTCCTTCATGGGAGTAAATTATATGAAACTTAGATTGTTGTTTTTTATTTTTGTTTTTTCCTTGTTTTCTGTTTCTGTGTTTGCTCAAGATGTGGTAAAGGTGGATGTTAAGGGGTTGGTAAGAACAGATAAGCTTACTGTAATGGATGTTATAAAAACGAAGGTAGGGGGAAAATATAGCATAGAGAAAGTTGATAACGATGTTCGTCGCATATATAGCTTGGGGTTTTATAATAACGTAGAAGCAGATGTTGAAGATGTAAAAGGCGGGCGGAGTGTTACCTTTATACTGAAGGAAAAGCCGTCTATAAGATTTATTACCTTTGTTGGAAATAAAAAGTTTAAAGATAAAGAGTTACTCAAAAATTGTGAAACAAAACCTTATCGAATACTCACCCCAGATTTGGTAACAGAGAGTATAGAAAGAATGAAAGCATTATATACAAAAAAAGGTAGATATCTCACTGAAATCTTCTGTTCTGTTAAATCTGTTCCGGAAAATAGGGTGGACATTGAATACACCATTCATGAGAGTAAGAAAGTAGTAGTAAGAAATATAAATATAATTGGTAATGAACATATAAAAAATAGTGTTATTGAAAAGGCAATGGTAACCCACAAAAAACACGGTCCATATATTCTTACATTTTTACCCTGGTTTTATACAGGTAGGTTTAATGAAGATGCTGTTTTGATGGATAAAGAGGCAGTGAGAGATGTTTATCTAAAGAAGGGTTACGCTGAGGTGAGTGTAAAGGATCCTATAATAGCGGTTGATGTTTCTCGTTCCTGTATAGACATGGATATATCATTAAAGGAGGGACAAAGATATACTCTAAAAAATATAGAGTTTAAAGGCGAGGAGCCTTATAATATTGAGTTTCTGAAGAAACAAATGAAGTCTAGGGAAGGAAAGTTTTTCAATGGTGTCGCTTTTAGACAAGACATAATGAAGATAACTGACCTTTATGGGCAGAAAGGCTATGCATTTTGTGATGTAAAACCCATTATTCATTTGGATAAAAAGAATAAAATGATTGATGTTACCTTTGTTATAGATAAGAGACATAAAATTTATATAGATAGGATAGAAATTGTGGGCAATGAGAAGACAAGGGACAATGTAATTAGAAGAGTGCTGAAATTAAAAGAGAGAAGTCTCTACAACTCCAAGTATTTGAGAGACAGTAGAAGAGGGCTGTATAAAACAGATTATTTTAAAGAAGTGACAATTACTACAAAACGGGTGGATAAAGAAGATAAGCTCAATGCACGGGTAGCAGTGAAGGAGAAACACACCGGGTCATTTAATGCTGGAGTGGGTTATGGTACATTTAATAAATTCAGTGTAATGGGCAGTGTGATGGAAAGAAATCTTTTGGGGACAGGGTTGCATGCTTCGTTCAGCGGGAACATAGGTTCTCGTACCTCATTGTTTGATCTTACAGTAACTCAGCCCTGGCTATTCAATAAACCCATCTCTCTTTCTGGAACACTATACAATTCAAAGTATGACTATACAAGTTATGATGAGCATGCTTATGGAGGTAAGATAACGCTTGCTCGTAGGTTTTTTGATAATACATTGAAGATAGGTTCTACCTATGGTCTTTCCTTAGAAAAGATAGATATAACGGAGTCAAACCCCAGTAAGTATCTTAAGGATCAGGAGGGAAGACATACCGAAAGCTATGTTACTCCATTTATAGAAAGAGATACATTAGATAGCAGTGTTTTTCCCACCAGCGGTGCTCTCTCAAATGTTTCTGTGCGTGTTGCAGGACTGGGCGGAACAGAGAGATATACAAAAACTGTCGCTTTCCATTCCATTTATCATAAGTTATTTTCATCACCCCTTATAGCTCATGTAAGGGGAGAAGCGGGATATGCAACGGGTATTTCAGGTAAGCATGTTCCTATTCAGAATAAGTTTTTCTTGGGAGGCATAGATAGTGTGAGAGGTTTTAGCGAGGGGAAGATTTCTCCCGAGGATGATGAGGGAAATTATATCGGCGGCGAGAAGGAGATTGTATTTAATTCTGAGTTGATCTTTCCCATATTGACTGAGTTGAATTTTTATGGTGTGGCTTTTTATGATATGGGTAATTGTTGGAGGATGACAGAAAGTCTATCTAGCTTAAGAAAGGGAGCAGGATTGGGTTTGAGGTGGATTTCTCCTTTAGGACCGATGAGAATAGAATGGGGCAAGAACCTTTCTCCCAAAGGAGACGAGAAGGGCTCAGTATGGCACTTTACAATGGGAATGGTATTTTAAGGAGGTATTATGCAAAGAGTTTTGTTTTCTTTTGTTTTGTTATTCTTTTTTACCAGCACTGCCTTTTCTTTGAATGTAGGTGTTGTTGATTTGCAGAGAGCATTAAATGAGTGTGAGGCGGGGAAAGTTGCAGTGCAAAATTTGAAAAAGACAGCAGAAGTAAAGAAAAAAATTATTGAGAGAAAAAAAGCAGAGTTGACGAAATTGCGTGAGGAGCTTTCCAAAAAAACTTTGAAAGAAACAGAGAGAGGCAAGAAAGAAGCGCTCTATGAAACAAAAGCTAGGGAATTGCAAAATTTTATGGGAAAGGTTCAGGGGGAAATTTCAAATAAAAGCAATGAGTATCAAAGTAATATTCTAAAAGGCCTTGTGGATATGACTAAAAAGATAGCGAAGAAGGAAAAAGTAGATATTGTGATAGAGATACACGGTGGGATAGTTTATTTCAGTCCTACAATGGATTTAACGGATAAACTCATAAAGGCATATAACAAATTTACTCAGAAGAAGAGATGAAAGTAAGTGATTTGGCTAGAGCTTTACAAATTAAATTTGTGGGTAACGAAGAATTAGAAATTAGTGGTGTTGCTTCTCTAAATTCGGCGAAAGACAACGATTTGGTTTTTGTGGCGCATGAAAGCTATGCTGAAGGTCTGAAATTAACCCGTGCGAGGGCTATTCTCGTAGCCGAAGGTTTTAATTGTTCCCGTTTTCCGCAGAAGACATTTTTTCTTTCTCCCAATCCTCAACTTTCCTTAGCCAAGGTTTTATCATTGTTTTATCCTCCGAAAGTACATTTTAGAGGAATAAGCGAAATGGCATCTGTGGATAGTAGTGTTAAATGTGATGAGGATGTGGGTATAGCTCCATTCGTTTATGTTTCTAAGAATGTTCATATTGGGAAGGGAACGCAGATTTTTCCTTTTACATATATTGGTTCTGATGTGGATATAGGAGAGAACTGTCTGATTTATTCGCATGTGGTGTTGAGGGAAGGTACAAAAATAGGCAATAGAGTGATCTTGCAACCTGGGGTTGTAATCGGTAGTGATGGATTTGGATATGCGGAAAGAGGAGATGGTTCGAGAGAAAAGATTATGCAGGTAGGTAAGGTAGTTATAGAAGATGATGTGGAAATTGGAGCAAATACCACTATAGACAGAGCGACATTTGATGAAACGCTGATAAAAAAAGGCACCAAGATAGACAATCTGGTTCAAGTTGCTCACAATGTGGAAATAGGAGAAAATAGTGTAATAGTAGCTCAAGTAGGTATTGCAGGCAGCACAAAGATAGGAAAAAATGTAATTTTAGCCGGTCAGGTAGGCGTGGTTGGACACATAAGGATTGCTGATGATGTTGTTGTTGGTGCCAAATCTGGTATCCCTGGAAATATTAGAAAAAAAGGTACATATTTTGGCATACCGGCGATAGAACACAAAAGGGCACTGAAGAATATGGCGATGGTCAATAGACTGCAGCAATTTTATGAACGGGTGAAACTTATTGAACAGAGATTGGAGAAGGTAGAGGAGAAACTAAAATGATGGATATAGAGGAGATTAAACGCATTTTACCCCATCGCCCACCATTTTTACTCATTGATAGGATTATTGATGCGAAAGAGGGTTCTTCCATCACGGCGATAAAAAATGTAACCTACGATGAGCCGTTTTTTGTTGGTCATTTTCCTCATAAAGCGATTATGCCTGGCGTTTTGATTGTGGAAGCTATGGCTCAAGCAGGCGGTGTTTTGTGTTTTTTATCTTTAGACGAGAAGGGACCGACGAGTGATAAGGTGGTGTATTTTATGGGGATAGAAAGGGCAAAATTCAGAAAACCTGTGATACCTGGTGACAGTTTAGAGTTGAAGGTAAATATAGTAAAGAGAAGAGGGAACATTTGGAAACTTGCAGGAAAAGCATTTGTTGAGAAAAATGTTGTGGCAGAAGCAATTATAATGGCTCAGGTAGTTTAAATGATTCATCCTACGGCGATAGTAAGTAAGAAAGCAGAGATTGGAAAAGATGTAGAGATAGGACCTTATAGTTATATAGGGAAAAAGGTGCAAATAGGAGACAATACAAAGATTGGTAATAATGTAATAATAGAAGATTACACAACTATTGGGGAAAATTGCAATATTTTTCATCATAGTGTATTGGGTACTGTTCCTCAAGATATTAAGTTTAAAGATAAAGAGACGCAACTTATTATTGGTGATGATAATATTATCAGGGAATTTGTTATGATTAATAGAGGAACAGGGTATGGTGGAGGTGTTACTCGTATTGGAAATGGAAATTTTATTATGGCTTATGCCCATATTGCACATGACTGTATGATTGGGAACAATGTAATTATGGCCAATGTAGTGCAGTTAGCAGGTCATGTTATCGTTGAGGATTTTGCCTGCATAGGTGGGCTTGCAGCTGTTCATCAATTTGTTAGAGTTGGTGCATATTCTATGGTTGGTGGTGTGAGTGGAGTTTCTCAGGATGTTTTGCCTTATATCTTAGTAGTAGGCAATAGAGCCAAACCGTATGGTATAAATGTTGTAGGACTGTGCAGACACGGATTTAGTAGAGAAGATATAAAGACAATCAAACAAGCCTATAAGATTATATTTCGTTCTCATCTTTTGTTAAAAGAAATAATAAAGGAATTAGAAAAGGAAGAATCTCCGTATATAAAGAAAATCCTGGAATTTGTACATTCTTCTAAGCGTGGTTTTTGCAGGTGAAGAGATTACTTTTGGTTTGCGGTGAGCCATCAGGAGAAAAATACGCCTCTTTATTAATAAGAGAGTTGAAAAAGTTGGATGATATAGACTTTGTTGGGTTGGGTTCACATTTTGTTAAAGATGAAATTGAGTTATTAGCCGATTATAGGGATATATCTGTTGTTGGAGTGAAAGAAGCAGTGCCAAAGCTTAAAAGGGCACTTGAGATATACGGTAAGATAAAAGATGTAATAGATGATGTAGATGGAGTAGTTCTCATTGATTTTCCAGAATTTAATTTTAAGGTGGGGAAACTTGCTTATAAAAGAAAGAAGAAGGTTGTCTACTATGTTGCTCCTCAGGTTTGGGCCTGGAGGTCCTATAGAGTGAAAACAATGGCAAAATTTTGTGACAAGATTATCACTGTTTTCCCTTTTGAACGCGCATTTTATAGAAATTTTCCTCATCATGAAAAGGTTTTTTATTTTGGTCATCCTATCTTAGATGTATTGGATGGGAAAATAGGTATTCATAAAGAAGAAGATATAGTACTACTGCTTCCTGGTAGTAGAAAGGACGAGATAAGTTACAATTTACCTATTATATTTGATGCAGCGAAGAACTTGAAGAAAAGACTCCCTAAATTCACATTTGTGTGGGCAACAGGTGGGAATGTGGATACAGATTTTATAAAAAATGTAAAAAATAAATATCCGTTTATAGAAGTGGCAGAAGATACCTATCACATGATGGACATCTCAAAGATAGCTATTGTGGCTTCTGGCACCGCTACCTTAGAATGTGCCGTGTTTGGGTTGCCTATGATTATCGTGTATAAAATATCTCGTTTAAGTTATCTTTTAGGTAGGATACTTGTTCGTCGAGTAAAAGATATTGGATTGCCTAATATTATAGCGGGAAAGAAAATCGTTCCGGAACTTATTGGAGGAAATGCCACTCCATCTTATATAGAAGAATTAATTATTCATATATTGACCAATAGGAGTATATACACCAGTCTCAAGGATAGATTATCGGGGGTGAAAAGCTCTCTGGGAAAACCTGGTGTTTCTTATTCTGCGGCTTCGCTTATCTATAATTCTTTTTATTCCTGATGTGGACTTTTCTTATCTTTCTTCTATTAAGATTTTACCGTTTGTTTTTTAAAGTAAGGGTTAGCTGGAGTTTTAAGAGAGAAGATATTCATTCTCCTGTAGTATATGTATTTTGGCATGGGAACATGTTCGTTATGCCATTTCTTTATAAGGGTGGCTGTATAAAGACACTTGTCAGCACCCATCATGATGGAAGGTTAGCTACTCAAATTATACGTTTTTTTAGTATTGGTAATATTCCTGGATCCAGTCACAGAAAACCTTACCAGGCATTTAAATTGATGTTGAAGGCAATAAAAAAGGAAAATTGCGATATTGCTATTACGCCGGATGGACCGACAGGTCCTTATCACAAGATGAAAAAAGGACCACTGGAATTAGCTTATTTGGCGAAAGTACCTATAGTTCCTATAAGAGTAAAACACAGAAGAGCATGGCAACTCAAGAGTTGGGATAGATTTTTTATCCCTAAACCTTTAAGTGAAGTGAGTGTTAAGTTTTTAGAACCTGTTTATGTTAATGACAAACAAGACATAGAAAGGATAAACTCTTTTATTGGTGATGTTTTATGAACATTATGTGGATAAGTAAAATTCAAAAGACCTTACTTCCCTTGCTTTTTCCTCTTTCTATTGTCTTTGGGAAAGTATTATATTTGCGCAGAATTTTGTACAACAGTCTTTTTTCTAAGAAGATTACGGATATTAAGATTATTGGCATAGGCGGTATTACCTTAGGAGGTGCAGGGAAAACACCGGTTGTTATAAGGATAGCTAAAGCATTGAAAGATAGAGGTAAGAGTATATGTGTTATAGTAAGCGGATACGGAGGAAAGATAAAAGTTCCTGCTCTTGTTTCTGATGGGCATGATGTGTTTTTTGATACACCTTTTGTCTCCGATGAGGCATTGCTTATTGCCGGTAAGGCGAATGTTCCTGTGATTAGCGCTAAAGATAGAATAAAGGGTGTTGAATATGCTAAAGATATGGGTTTTAAATATGTAATCTTAGATGATTCTTTTCAATATTTGAAAGTAAAGAAAAACTATGAGATATTGGTGTTGAATGGAGAAAATCCCTTTGCGGACGGACTTCTATTCCCTGCAGGAGGCTTGAGAGAAAATAAAAATTGTGTAAAATTTGCGGATCAGGTAATTTCAGTGTATAAAAGTAAGGTTGATAGTACAGTATGTATAGGTAAAAAGGCAGTATTTAAACCTGTAGGTATATTTAGTAGAAAGGCTGAGAGAATTTTCCCTCGTAGTGCTTTTATCTTTTGTGCTATTGGCAACCCACTGTCTTTTAAAAGCAGTGTTAAAGAGATGAATATTAGGATTGTAGGCGAAAGATTTTTTATGGATCATCATATATATACCAGTGCGGATAAGGAGAAACTCCTTAACTTAAAATATAAGACAAATGCTGATGTTTTACTCACCACCACTAAAGATATGGTAAAATTAAAAGATTTTGATTGTGCGTATTTAGATTATACCTTGGAAATAAAAAATATAGATGATTTGATAAGAGAGATAGAGAATGCTTAGATTAGTTATCAAAAGATTATTTGTATATGTAAAACCTTACATTAAGTATTTAATCATATCCAGTATATCAATGGTAATTGTGGGAGGATTAACTGCCCTTATTGCCTATTTAGTAAAACCTGTTTTGGATGATATATTTATTTCTAAAAACAAACAGATGCTTATTCTTTTACCTATAGCTGTAGTAATTGTTTATCTTCTAAAGGGTATTTTTACTTATCTTCAAAGCTGGTATGCGGCTTATGTAGGTGAAAATGTATTGTTCAAGATAAGGAATAACCTATTTGAATGCATATCTATGCTTTCTTTAGATTTTTTTGACCGTTATCATACGGGGGAGCTTATCTCCAGGGTAATGAATGATACGGAAATGCTGCAGGAAGTTGTGGCTCGCACTATACCGGACGCGATAAGAGAGTCATTTACCGTTGTTTTTCTACTTGTTGTTATATATATGAACAATGTGAAGTTGGCTCTCATCTCTACCATTGTTTTTCCTATAGCTGTTTATCCCCTGGTAAATTTAGGTAATCGCTTGAGAAAGATTGGCAAAAAGAGACAGGAAACAGTGGCAATGGTTACCACCATTCTTCAAGAAGCATTCACAGGAATAAGGGTGATCAAGGCGTTTGCCACAGAGAAAAAAGAATCAAAAAAATTTGAACAAAAAGGAAATGATTTCTTAAAGATAAACTTGAAATCGGTGCGTGTATCAGAGCTCGTTTCTCCTTTGATGGAGTTTATCGGTGCGATAGGGCTTGCTTTTCTCATCTGGTTTGGCGGCTATTTAGTGTTTAAAGGAACTATTACCGTTGGTGGTTTTTTCTCATTCGTAGCCGCTTTATTTATGCTCTATAAACCGTTTAAATCTATCGCTCGTGCCTATGGTAAGATGGAGTCTGTTCTTCCTGCTGCTGAGCGTATATTTGGAATGATGGATAGAAAACCCACAGTGATAAATAAGAAAAACGCAATAGAATTTGTAGAATTAAAGAAAGGTATAAAGTTTGAAAATGTTTCTTTTTCCTATGAAGATAAAGAGGTTTTAAAAGATATA
This region of Deltaproteobacteria bacterium genomic DNA includes:
- the lon gene encoding endopeptidase La, translating into MELKDEEINIPDVLPALPLRDVVIFPYMIIPLFVGRDFSIRAIDEALSKDRLLMLVAQKRPEDNEPEAENIYTVGSVSLILRMIKLPDGRAKILIQGLSKAKITEFKKGKAFMEVGIKVIKEEGVRGHEEQLEVEALVKNIRTQLDKLASLDKNIPADLVIVVNNIDEPNKFADVVASNIHLRTKVAQEILETVSLRDKLFKLSAFLDKEIQLLVVRDKIQDAAKGEISKTQKEYFLREQLKAIKKELGEEGEGVDETEELKRKIAEAKMPKLAKKEAQKQLSRLSKMHPDSAEATVVRTYLDWMVSVPWSKSTKDYLNIKEVAKVLDEDHYDLREAKDRILEYLSVRKLKKETKGPILCFVGPPGVGKTSLAKSIARAMGRKLCRISLGGMRDEAEIRGHRRTYVGALPGRIIQGLKQAGTKNPVFVLDEVDKLGTDFRGDPASALLEVLDPEQNCEFEDHYLGVPFDLSKVFFITTANTTESIPSPLLDRMEVIKIPGYTVEEKTKIAQRYILPKEIKNNGLEKYNIGFTDNGIKKIIEDYTREAGVRNMEKEIASILRKIARHIAEKATENKTFRITTRNIGTYLGAPKYFTEEKLDKCYTGVATGLAWTPVGGSILFIEVVKVKGSGKLMLTGSLGDVMKESAQAAVTYAREHYKDLGLKEDFYQKIDLHIHVPEGATPKDGPSGGVAIASAIISSLSDKPVRNDVAMTGELTLTGRILPVGGIKEKSLAALRAGIKEIIVPLLNKKDVGEVSKEIVEKVKFHYVEDMTQVIDLVLIK
- a CDS encoding ABC transporter permease codes for the protein MVEKFIALRYLGGKKSFISLTSFFSVLGITVGVAALIVVLSVMNGFNSTLTEKILGVNPHVIVMSYNHFFSEKRVAEIEKMGYQSSPFLLSQCIASSGRVSVGALIRGINFENAPVKRYFSVEKQGVIVGEELANILGIGVGDKVRLVFPSMKKTALGSVPMSWEGKINGIFNSGMYDYDASMIFIPLNKMQEILDMRGVITGMGIYLKNPFKARDIVRNMSARLSYPLYARSWMDMNRNFFFALKLEKVTMFIVLSLIVLVAILNILSSLTMSVMGKVKDIAVLVSMGATSTNIKKLFVIQGFILGLSGVAMGNILGFIICFVLKKYHFISLPSNVYYATTLPVDIHLMDVAIISLFTLFLSVFVSLYPAHKASKCNVIEVLK
- a CDS encoding ABC transporter ATP-binding protein, producing MNFLIKACGIKRSFFSGGKRIEVLKELDLEVYEGEIIAIIGVSGSGKSTLLHILGLMDAPDEGELIFLGLKNPFSLGEKKVASLRNREIGFVFQFPSLLPEFSVLENVLMPTFIGGFKNKEKRATELLKSMGLKESLFNRRSYMLSEGEKQRVVLARALINKPRLVIADEPTASLDEKTAAEIFDLIKNINRFYGQTFIVASHDRTFLSRCDRSFFLHGSKLYET
- the bamA gene encoding outer membrane protein assembly factor BamA codes for the protein MKLRLLFFIFVFSLFSVSVFAQDVVKVDVKGLVRTDKLTVMDVIKTKVGGKYSIEKVDNDVRRIYSLGFYNNVEADVEDVKGGRSVTFILKEKPSIRFITFVGNKKFKDKELLKNCETKPYRILTPDLVTESIERMKALYTKKGRYLTEIFCSVKSVPENRVDIEYTIHESKKVVVRNINIIGNEHIKNSVIEKAMVTHKKHGPYILTFLPWFYTGRFNEDAVLMDKEAVRDVYLKKGYAEVSVKDPIIAVDVSRSCIDMDISLKEGQRYTLKNIEFKGEEPYNIEFLKKQMKSREGKFFNGVAFRQDIMKITDLYGQKGYAFCDVKPIIHLDKKNKMIDVTFVIDKRHKIYIDRIEIVGNEKTRDNVIRRVLKLKERSLYNSKYLRDSRRGLYKTDYFKEVTITTKRVDKEDKLNARVAVKEKHTGSFNAGVGYGTFNKFSVMGSVMERNLLGTGLHASFSGNIGSRTSLFDLTVTQPWLFNKPISLSGTLYNSKYDYTSYDEHAYGGKITLARRFFDNTLKIGSTYGLSLEKIDITESNPSKYLKDQEGRHTESYVTPFIERDTLDSSVFPTSGALSNVSVRVAGLGGTERYTKTVAFHSIYHKLFSSPLIAHVRGEAGYATGISGKHVPIQNKFFLGGIDSVRGFSEGKISPEDDEGNYIGGEKEIVFNSELIFPILTELNFYGVAFYDMGNCWRMTESLSSLRKGAGLGLRWISPLGPMRIEWGKNLSPKGDEKGSVWHFTMGMVF
- a CDS encoding OmpH family outer membrane protein, which translates into the protein MQRVLFSFVLLFFFTSTAFSLNVGVVDLQRALNECEAGKVAVQNLKKTAEVKKKIIERKKAELTKLREELSKKTLKETERGKKEALYETKARELQNFMGKVQGEISNKSNEYQSNILKGLVDMTKKIAKKEKVDIVIEIHGGIVYFSPTMDLTDKLIKAYNKFTQKKR
- the lpxD gene encoding UDP-3-O-(3-hydroxymyristoyl)glucosamine N-acyltransferase, whose protein sequence is MKVSDLARALQIKFVGNEELEISGVASLNSAKDNDLVFVAHESYAEGLKLTRARAILVAEGFNCSRFPQKTFFLSPNPQLSLAKVLSLFYPPKVHFRGISEMASVDSSVKCDEDVGIAPFVYVSKNVHIGKGTQIFPFTYIGSDVDIGENCLIYSHVVLREGTKIGNRVILQPGVVIGSDGFGYAERGDGSREKIMQVGKVVIEDDVEIGANTTIDRATFDETLIKKGTKIDNLVQVAHNVEIGENSVIVAQVGIAGSTKIGKNVILAGQVGVVGHIRIADDVVVGAKSGIPGNIRKKGTYFGIPAIEHKRALKNMAMVNRLQQFYERVKLIEQRLEKVEEKLK